The following proteins are co-located in the Deinococcus planocerae genome:
- a CDS encoding sodium:proton antiporter — translation METLFALLIGLLIAAGVFLLLSRVIVRVVLGLSFITYGGNLAILTVAGLREDAPPLLTLKGPYVDPLPQALILTAIVIGFATTALLLTVALRAYQVAGHDDVEAFGDNLARDPEADDGLAADPEHQGPDRPDPEEPRTLVYSARSPGGGEP, via the coding sequence ATGGAGACCCTCTTCGCCCTGCTCATCGGCCTGCTGATCGCGGCGGGCGTCTTCTTGCTGCTGTCGCGGGTGATCGTGCGGGTGGTGCTGGGGTTGAGCTTCATCACCTACGGGGGCAACCTGGCGATCCTGACGGTGGCGGGGCTGCGGGAGGACGCGCCGCCGCTGCTGACCTTGAAAGGGCCCTACGTGGACCCGCTCCCGCAGGCGCTGATCCTGACGGCCATCGTGATCGGCTTCGCCACGACCGCCCTGCTGCTGACCGTGGCCTTGCGCGCGTATCAGGTCGCCGGGCACGACGACGTGGAGGCCTTCGGCGACAACCTCGCCCGCGACCCCGAGGCCGACGACGGCCTGGCCGCCGACCCCGAACACCAGGGCCCGGACCGCCCCGACCCCGAGGAGCCGCGCACCCTCGTGTACTCCGCCCGCAGCCCGGGGGGAGGCGAGCCGTGA
- a CDS encoding proton-conducting transporter membrane subunit, with protein MSDLSWLTLAPILTPLGFGLLLLWPSARAVRVGLSLAGAGLTLAFSLGLLAATADGTVLVGAVGGWPAPFGIVLTADRLAAWVSVLGAVSAVFAVWQAAADPDPVREKHHLLALMQFLFAGVQMSFLTGDLFNLFVAFEVMLVASYALAVLGSTREQLREGFRYIVMNLAASALLVVSCGLAYGVLGTLNMAHLAQRAAELGPNPTVTAVGVLLLIVFAAKGALFPLGFWLPGTYPALPPAVGTFFAAVLTKVGVYALLRVFTTVFNQEAAVTNTLLLGLGTVTMLYGALGAASQREWRRILSFLVVSSVGYLAFGLGLGTGEAVRASVGYFAVSVVVTTALFCVAGVAERASGSRLVRVRGMLDVLPLLAACFLLCALTVAGLPPSGGFVAKYALVRAGLAQGSLLAGLAVASALLSSLITLYAMLNVWRGFFWGQHPNWLPVYRVPRPLHAAAYAACALVAGLSLFAGPLFARADATAAELRDPARYVRGVLGDAPVVIPPAPTGEEAVK; from the coding sequence GTGAGCGACCTCTCCTGGCTGACCCTGGCGCCCATCCTCACGCCGCTGGGCTTCGGGCTGTTGCTGCTGTGGCCCTCGGCGCGCGCCGTGCGGGTGGGGCTGTCGCTCGCGGGCGCGGGGCTCACCCTCGCCTTTTCGCTCGGGCTCCTCGCGGCCACGGCGGACGGGACGGTGCTCGTGGGCGCCGTCGGCGGGTGGCCCGCGCCCTTCGGCATCGTGCTGACCGCCGACCGCCTCGCCGCGTGGGTGAGCGTCCTGGGGGCGGTGAGCGCCGTGTTCGCCGTGTGGCAGGCCGCCGCCGACCCCGACCCGGTGCGCGAGAAGCACCACCTCCTCGCGCTGATGCAGTTTCTTTTCGCGGGGGTGCAGATGTCCTTTCTCACCGGGGACCTCTTCAACCTGTTCGTGGCCTTCGAGGTCATGCTCGTGGCCTCGTACGCCCTCGCGGTGCTGGGCTCCACCCGCGAGCAACTGCGCGAGGGCTTTCGCTACATCGTGATGAACCTCGCCGCCTCGGCCCTGCTGGTGGTGTCGTGCGGGCTCGCGTACGGGGTGCTGGGCACGCTCAACATGGCGCACCTGGCCCAGCGGGCGGCGGAGCTGGGGCCCAACCCCACCGTCACCGCCGTCGGCGTCCTTCTCCTGATCGTCTTCGCGGCAAAGGGGGCGCTCTTCCCGCTGGGCTTCTGGCTGCCGGGCACCTACCCGGCGCTGCCGCCCGCGGTGGGGACCTTCTTCGCGGCGGTGCTCACCAAGGTCGGCGTGTACGCCCTGTTGCGGGTCTTCACGACCGTCTTCAACCAGGAGGCGGCGGTGACGAACACCCTGCTCCTGGGGCTGGGCACGGTGACGATGCTCTACGGGGCGCTCGGGGCGGCCTCGCAGCGGGAGTGGCGGCGCATCCTGTCGTTTCTGGTGGTGAGTTCGGTGGGCTACCTCGCCTTCGGGCTGGGGCTGGGCACCGGGGAGGCGGTGCGGGCGAGCGTGGGGTACTTCGCGGTGAGCGTGGTCGTGACGACCGCCCTCTTCTGCGTCGCTGGCGTGGCCGAGCGGGCGAGCGGCTCACGGCTGGTGCGGGTGCGGGGGATGCTCGACGTGCTGCCGCTGCTCGCCGCCTGCTTCCTGCTGTGCGCGCTGACGGTGGCGGGGCTGCCCCCCAGCGGCGGCTTCGTGGCGAAGTACGCGCTCGTGCGGGCGGGGCTCGCGCAGGGCTCGCTCCTGGCGGGGCTGGCGGTGGCGAGCGCCCTGCTCAGCAGCCTGATCACCCTGTACGCGATGCTGAACGTCTGGCGGGGCTTTTTCTGGGGGCAGCACCCGAACTGGCTGCCGGTGTACCGGGTGCCCCGCCCCCTGCACGCCGCCGCCTACGCGGCCTGCGCGCTCGTGGCGGGGCTGAGCCTCTTCGCGGGGCCGCTCTTCGCCCGGGCGGACGCCACCGCCGCCGAGCTGCGCGACCCCGCGCGCTATGTCCGGGGGGTGCTGGGGGACGCGCCGGTGGTCATCCCCCCGGCGCCGACGGGCGAGGAGGCGGTGAAGTGA